Proteins encoded in a region of the Candidatus Binatia bacterium genome:
- a CDS encoding choice-of-anchor Q domain-containing protein, with amino-acid sequence MRSPNTSRPTPSSALRSSPLLVAAAIVALVATNAAATTLCLNPAGTGGCFADVQTAVDAGSPKHPKTKSFNCHPTDQRGAARNCDIGAYES; translated from the coding sequence ATGCGCTCCCCCAACACTTCACGGCCCACCCCATCTTCCGCCCTGCGGTCGAGCCCACTTCTCGTCGCGGCCGCGATCGTGGCCCTCGTCGCGACCAACGCCGCCGCAACCACCCTCTGCCTAAACCCTGCCGGCACCGGCGGCTGCTTCGCCGACGTCCAGACCGCCGTCGACGCGGGCAGTCCCAAGCACCCCAAGACCAAGAGCTTCAACTGCCACCCCACGGACCAGCGCGGCGCGGCCCGCAACTGCGACATCGGCGCCTACGAGTCCTGA
- a CDS encoding DUF72 domain-containing protein, with product MHFGRVSSPEGIHFDPVPSDPRTIGVLGGRPTAHPQLFIGAPIWGVPGWVGEVYPPRTPAKQFLRHYAHRFPTVELNPTFYTIPPAARLEAWRDTVPDGFRFCPKVPRDASHARPGKQRDDALTAFSEALDILGTSAPLPFLQLPAEIAPMSRAQIRNMIDRLPERHRPAIEFRHHGWFHDQRLDDETFAWMQDTNLAVVVTDVAGRRDVLHGSLPSRRVVVRFGGNRLHETDYQRIRSWAETLTNWFELGLEEAYFFVHQPEDEFTPRLISVLEEEIRDRAPELLPPLPHLLPEPSGDGQLSLL from the coding sequence ATGCATTTCGGTCGCGTCTCCTCCCCCGAGGGCATCCACTTCGATCCCGTGCCATCCGATCCCCGAACGATCGGCGTTCTCGGCGGCCGGCCCACAGCACACCCACAGCTCTTCATTGGGGCACCGATCTGGGGCGTCCCCGGGTGGGTCGGCGAGGTGTACCCGCCGCGCACGCCGGCGAAACAGTTCCTGCGCCACTACGCGCACCGATTCCCGACCGTCGAATTGAACCCGACGTTCTACACGATCCCACCCGCCGCGCGCCTCGAAGCGTGGCGCGACACCGTCCCCGACGGTTTTCGCTTCTGCCCTAAGGTCCCTCGCGACGCCTCGCATGCTCGACCAGGAAAACAGCGCGACGACGCACTCACCGCATTCTCAGAAGCACTCGACATCCTCGGAACGAGCGCGCCCCTGCCCTTCCTCCAACTCCCTGCGGAGATCGCCCCGATGTCGCGCGCGCAGATCCGCAACATGATCGACCGGCTTCCCGAGCGACATCGCCCAGCAATCGAGTTCCGCCACCACGGCTGGTTCCACGACCAACGACTCGACGACGAAACGTTCGCGTGGATGCAGGACACGAACCTCGCGGTCGTCGTGACCGACGTCGCCGGCCGTCGCGACGTCTTGCACGGGTCACTCCCCTCGCGCCGCGTCGTCGTTCGCTTCGGCGGCAACCGGCTACACGAGACCGACTACCAACGGATCCGAAGTTGGGCCGAAACCCTTACGAACTGGTTCGAACTCGGGCTCGAGGAAGCCTACTTTTTCGTCCACCAGCCCGAGGATGAGTTCACGCCCAGGCTCATCTCGGTCCTCGAAGAGGAAATTCGAGATCGAGCCCCGGAACTCCTCCCCCCGCTCCCACACCTCCTGCCGGAGCCGTCGGGAGACGGACAGCTCAGCCTTCTATAA
- a CDS encoding deoxyhypusine synthase family protein, translating to MSHSDDKTSNPADKSAPLRSELGDGHEDGLEPVRSLDLGAVGSVDDLVRGMAKTSFGGRNLGEAADVLETMVRDPDCFVVMTLAGAMTVAKQGLVIAEMIDRGWIQAVVSTGALMTHGLVESAGMVHFKHDPSMPDEELLKKGYNRVYDTVELEKNLDDTERLLHGILDAVPDGETLCSHKLNRMIGELLSKQDQGRGPLRSAYEKNVPVYVPAFTDSELGLDYATHNHRRLSQGRPRIPFDPFFDLDHFHQRFIAAKRHAIFTIGGGVPRNWAQQVAPYIDILGKRVPELFHKPCRYRYAVRICPEPVEWGGLSGCSYSESVSWGKIIPASEGGRWAEVKADATIAWPLIVRAVMERLDRAA from the coding sequence ATGAGCCATTCCGACGATAAAACCTCGAACCCGGCGGACAAATCCGCCCCCCTGCGCAGCGAATTGGGCGACGGCCACGAGGATGGGCTGGAGCCCGTCCGCTCCCTCGACCTCGGCGCCGTCGGCTCGGTGGATGACCTCGTTCGAGGAATGGCGAAAACCTCGTTCGGCGGACGGAACCTGGGCGAAGCCGCCGACGTCTTGGAGACGATGGTCCGCGACCCCGACTGCTTCGTCGTCATGACGCTCGCCGGTGCGATGACCGTCGCGAAGCAGGGCCTCGTCATCGCCGAGATGATCGATCGCGGATGGATCCAGGCCGTCGTTTCGACCGGAGCCCTCATGACCCACGGTCTCGTCGAGAGCGCGGGCATGGTCCACTTCAAACACGACCCGTCCATGCCCGACGAAGAGCTGCTGAAGAAGGGATACAACCGGGTTTACGACACCGTCGAGCTCGAGAAGAACCTCGACGACACCGAGCGGCTCTTGCACGGCATCCTCGATGCCGTCCCCGACGGCGAGACGCTCTGCAGCCACAAGCTCAACCGCATGATCGGCGAGCTTCTCAGCAAGCAAGACCAGGGGCGCGGCCCGCTCCGCTCCGCCTACGAGAAAAACGTTCCCGTCTACGTCCCGGCCTTCACCGACTCCGAACTCGGCCTGGACTACGCAACGCACAACCACCGCCGGCTGTCGCAGGGACGACCGCGCATCCCGTTCGATCCATTCTTCGACCTCGACCACTTCCACCAGCGATTCATCGCGGCCAAGCGACACGCGATCTTCACCATCGGCGGCGGCGTTCCGCGCAACTGGGCGCAACAGGTCGCGCCCTACATCGACATCCTCGGCAAGCGCGTGCCTGAGCTCTTCCACAAGCCGTGTCGCTACCGGTACGCGGTCCGCATCTGTCCCGAGCCCGTCGAGTGGGGTGGACTGTCCGGCTGCAGCTACAGCGAATCCGTCAGCTGGGGGAAAATCATCCCGGCGAGCGAAGGGGGTCGCTGGGCCGAGGTAAAGGCGGATGCGACCATCGCGTGGCCTCTCATCGTCCGCGCGGTCATGGAGCGCCTCGACCGAGCCGCTTAA
- a CDS encoding ATP-binding cassette domain-containing protein, with protein sequence MADVRAIEVKAASKIYREGGGAVRPLHDVSLEIGRGECVSLVGASGSGKSGLLHLMAGLDDPVSNEI encoded by the coding sequence GTGGCAGACGTTCGAGCTATCGAGGTCAAAGCGGCGTCAAAGATCTACCGAGAAGGGGGCGGAGCGGTCCGCCCCCTCCACGACGTTTCACTCGAGATCGGGCGCGGAGAGTGCGTTAGCCTGGTCGGTGCGAGTGGGTCGGGCAAGTCCGGCTTGCTCCATCTGATGGCCGGCCTCGACGACCCGGTCTCGAACGAGATCTGA
- a CDS encoding MFS transporter, with translation MRDSRGHDRRLGRGAGALCRGPRRRGDRRERGGDRIIPSGPSLARNPSRLCLFHALQMALFPVAVITLFWKHSIGLDMAEILLLQGFFGLSMAVFEFPSGYVADRIGYRRTLIAASAVNAVAWAIYSYADTFAMILLGEVLLGLGMALVSGCDSALLYESLRETDDEESFAKWTGRVRFFGQSAEGTAALLAGVMYAWSPRLPFLLEVGLWSANFFVAWSLLEPRRHPPETRGHWQNVRGIVRTALVSNRKLTAIIVLAIVLGMSSFLPVWLVPLYAEGAGVPVIWLGPLWAVANYTVALGSLASDPGRRRLGLGPLLGVGVVLIGVGYAGLGLAHALFGFAFYFCLTTMRGFIGPALAHQEQRLIPSSDRAGFLSLRSLLFRMCFLVVGPVVGAAVDRYGQHDVLLIVGVFFVSFGCLALEWARRAGALGRLA, from the coding sequence CTGCGAGATTCTCGTGGTCACGACCGACGGCTCGGGCGGGGTGCAGGTGCTCTCTGCAGAGGACCACGACGACGAGGAGACCGCCGGGAGCGGGGAGGGGACCGGATAATTCCTTCGGGCCCCAGCCTGGCGCGGAACCCGTCGCGACTCTGCCTCTTTCACGCGCTGCAGATGGCGTTGTTTCCCGTCGCCGTCATCACTCTCTTCTGGAAGCACTCGATCGGTCTCGACATGGCCGAGATCCTGCTGTTGCAGGGCTTCTTCGGTCTCTCGATGGCGGTCTTCGAGTTCCCTTCGGGGTACGTCGCGGATCGGATCGGGTACCGCCGAACGCTGATCGCCGCTTCGGCCGTGAACGCCGTGGCGTGGGCGATCTACTCGTACGCCGACACGTTCGCGATGATCCTCCTCGGAGAGGTCCTTCTCGGTCTGGGGATGGCGCTGGTCTCGGGATGCGATAGCGCGCTCCTCTACGAGTCGCTGCGAGAAACCGACGACGAAGAGTCGTTTGCGAAGTGGACGGGGCGCGTGCGCTTCTTCGGTCAGAGCGCGGAAGGGACGGCGGCTCTGCTCGCCGGAGTCATGTACGCGTGGTCGCCAAGGTTGCCGTTTCTCCTGGAGGTGGGTCTGTGGTCCGCCAATTTCTTCGTTGCTTGGTCGCTTCTCGAGCCGCGGCGTCATCCGCCGGAGACGAGGGGGCACTGGCAAAACGTGCGTGGCATCGTGCGGACCGCTCTGGTGTCGAATCGAAAGCTCACCGCAATCATCGTTCTTGCGATCGTCTTGGGCATGTCCTCGTTCCTGCCCGTGTGGCTCGTGCCGCTCTACGCCGAGGGTGCCGGCGTTCCCGTAATTTGGCTCGGTCCGTTGTGGGCCGTCGCGAACTACACGGTCGCACTGGGATCGCTTGCCAGTGATCCCGGTCGCCGCCGGTTGGGTCTCGGTCCTCTCCTCGGTGTCGGTGTCGTGTTGATCGGGGTGGGGTACGCGGGGCTGGGTCTCGCCCACGCGCTCTTCGGCTTCGCGTTCTACTTCTGTCTGACCACGATGCGTGGCTTCATCGGACCCGCGCTCGCCCATCAGGAGCAACGGCTCATTCCCTCGTCGGACCGCGCCGGCTTCCTCTCGCTGCGGAGCCTACTTTTCCGGATGTGCTTCCTCGTCGTCGGTCCGGTCGTCGGCGCGGCCGTCGATCGGTACGGGCAGCACGACGTCCTCCTGATCGTCGGGGTCTTCTTCGTGTCCTTTGGTTGTCTGGCGCTCGAATGGGCACGTCGGGCGGGTGCCCTTGGCCGGCTGGCTTAG
- a CDS encoding histidine phosphatase family protein produces MSGLRVVRLLLVRHGQSEGNRLRQFSRDNQIDLTGLGTEQAREAGVTIGARFAPTRMVASPYHRTQRTAAIIADAIGHAGEIETVPEIREREIGALAGAPYDAMREHPDYDPARFWEWRPPQGESLLDVVDRAGPIVDALLREDHQTVVVSHGGVMLALRSHLTGTWEHSSVSGNCEILVVTTDGSGGVQVLSAEDHDDEETAGSGEGTG; encoded by the coding sequence GTGAGTGGGCTCAGGGTCGTACGTCTTCTTCTCGTTAGGCACGGGCAGAGCGAGGGGAATCGGCTCCGGCAGTTTTCGCGCGATAACCAGATCGACCTCACTGGGCTGGGCACCGAGCAGGCGCGTGAGGCCGGCGTCACGATCGGAGCCCGCTTTGCGCCCACCCGTATGGTGGCGAGTCCGTACCACCGGACCCAGCGCACCGCGGCGATCATTGCCGACGCGATTGGGCACGCTGGCGAGATCGAAACCGTTCCCGAGATCCGCGAGCGTGAGATCGGGGCGCTCGCGGGCGCCCCGTACGATGCGATGCGTGAGCATCCGGACTATGACCCCGCGCGGTTTTGGGAGTGGCGTCCGCCCCAGGGAGAATCGCTGCTCGACGTGGTCGATCGCGCCGGTCCGATCGTCGATGCGCTTCTTCGTGAGGACCACCAAACCGTCGTCGTGAGTCACGGTGGTGTGATGCTGGCGCTGCGCTCCCATCTGACCGGGACGTGGGAGCACTCGAGTGTGTCGGGCAACTGCGAGATTCTCGTGGTCACGACCGACGGCTCGGGCGGGGTGCAGGTGCTCTCTGCAGAGGACCACGACGACGAGGAGACCGCCGGGAGCGGGGAGGGGACCGGATAA
- a CDS encoding NAD(P)-dependent oxidoreductase → MTEATSTNRSSDVLIVGGGLDGLSAAAHAAPTGASITVLEKARELGRRGSTQNRDGFLLNQGRHALDPRSETSFHRRVDYRNKVVIVTGASSGIGLVTARAFAARGATVMCVARRETLLKKLVKECRDSSPETTYLCGDLGERAFAERVVDKTVERFGRVDVLVNNAAVSKHKEIYHSSIEEAEWVMRVNYLSPVWLSFTAIPYMLRAGGGTIVNVSSMGGRIPPPREALYAASKSALSAFSEGALADLEGSGIHVALVLPGAIDTEIWDKEDEPVGFIGKKYPPELVTDAILDAIENRRAEVIVPRFAPGLLAARFLQTFFPSFLRRAVARTHPSQPDVIARARARAENGKRLGDLSEG, encoded by the coding sequence ATGACAGAAGCGACATCTACGAACCGCAGCAGCGACGTCCTGATCGTCGGAGGCGGCCTCGACGGCCTATCGGCCGCCGCCCATGCCGCACCCACCGGCGCCTCGATCACAGTCTTGGAGAAGGCTCGCGAGCTTGGCAGACGCGGCTCCACGCAGAACCGGGACGGCTTCCTGCTCAATCAAGGCCGGCACGCGCTCGACCCGCGATCCGAAACGAGCTTTCATCGCAGGGTGGACTACCGAAACAAGGTCGTGATCGTGACCGGCGCATCTTCGGGCATCGGCCTCGTCACTGCGAGGGCCTTCGCCGCCCGCGGCGCCACTGTGATGTGCGTCGCCCGACGCGAAACTCTGTTGAAGAAGTTGGTCAAGGAGTGCCGTGACTCCTCCCCCGAGACGACCTACCTGTGTGGCGACCTCGGCGAACGGGCCTTCGCCGAACGCGTGGTCGACAAAACCGTCGAGCGCTTCGGTCGCGTCGACGTTCTGGTGAACAACGCCGCCGTGTCCAAACACAAGGAGATCTACCACTCCTCGATCGAAGAGGCGGAATGGGTCATGCGGGTAAACTACCTCTCGCCGGTGTGGCTGAGCTTCACCGCGATCCCGTACATGCTCCGGGCCGGCGGCGGCACCATTGTCAACGTGTCCTCGATGGGAGGGCGAATCCCTCCACCGCGCGAGGCGCTGTACGCCGCATCCAAGAGTGCACTCAGCGCATTCTCCGAGGGGGCGCTGGCCGACCTGGAGGGCTCCGGCATCCACGTCGCCCTCGTCCTACCCGGCGCGATCGACACGGAGATATGGGACAAGGAAGACGAACCGGTCGGGTTCATCGGCAAGAAGTACCCGCCCGAGTTGGTGACCGACGCCATCCTCGACGCGATCGAGAACAGACGGGCGGAGGTCATCGTGCCGCGCTTCGCACCCGGGCTTCTCGCCGCACGCTTTCTGCAGACCTTCTTCCCGAGTTTCCTTCGTCGCGCGGTGGCGCGAACGCATCCGAGCCAGCCCGACGTCATCGCGCGCGCCCGAGCCCGCGCCGAGAACGGCAAACGGCTGGGCGACCTCAGCGAGGGCTGA
- a CDS encoding isoaspartyl peptidase/L-asparaginase, translating into MHGGAGSIDGARDELLRAGCAKAAAVGAAVLEAGGPALDAVVAAVEVLEEDPEFNAGHGAVLNRAGEIEVDACVMTGERRIGSVAAVPWLRHPVRLARLVLDDGEHVLLCGPGALGFAREHGIEPDAPAQMISDRARARFEDRTDRRGDTVGACALDRDSGLAAATSTGGIARKRPGRVGDSPLPGAGTWAEEAYGAVSATGDGEAIIRALSARRAVEMLASGHLPIVVAEAVALEIAEVGGGEGGLILVDREGRIGYACNAAAMPWASVVGDTARSGVLRPARPAVSPR; encoded by the coding sequence GTGCACGGGGGCGCCGGGTCCATCGACGGCGCCCGCGATGAACTGCTGCGGGCCGGGTGTGCGAAAGCCGCGGCGGTTGGCGCGGCCGTCCTGGAGGCCGGGGGGCCCGCCCTGGATGCCGTGGTCGCCGCGGTCGAGGTGCTGGAGGAGGATCCGGAGTTCAACGCGGGACATGGTGCGGTGCTGAACCGGGCGGGTGAGATCGAGGTCGATGCCTGCGTGATGACGGGCGAGCGTCGCATCGGCTCGGTTGCCGCGGTGCCCTGGCTTCGTCATCCGGTCCGCCTGGCGCGGCTAGTCCTGGACGACGGAGAGCACGTACTCTTGTGCGGCCCGGGCGCGCTCGGCTTCGCACGCGAGCACGGCATCGAGCCGGATGCGCCCGCGCAGATGATCAGCGACCGGGCTCGCGCGCGTTTCGAGGATCGAACCGACCGGCGCGGGGACACGGTCGGAGCGTGTGCGCTCGATCGGGACAGTGGCCTGGCGGCGGCAACGTCGACCGGCGGGATCGCGCGCAAGCGGCCCGGGCGCGTGGGTGACTCTCCACTGCCCGGCGCCGGGACCTGGGCCGAAGAGGCGTACGGCGCCGTTTCCGCGACCGGCGACGGCGAAGCGATCATTCGGGCGCTGAGTGCGCGGCGTGCGGTCGAAATGCTGGCCTCGGGACACCTGCCGATCGTGGTCGCCGAGGCGGTCGCCCTGGAGATCGCCGAGGTCGGGGGCGGCGAGGGCGGGCTCATCCTGGTCGATCGCGAAGGTCGGATTGGGTACGCGTGCAACGCGGCCGCGATGCCGTGGGCATCCGTCGTCGGGGATACGGCGCGAAGTGGGGTGCTCCGTCCGGCCCGCCCTGCGGTCAGCCCTCGCTGA
- a CDS encoding AMP nucleosidase, whose protein sequence is MTERLDLARNWLPRYTGMPIDEFGDWILLTNFHDYVKKFCGKFRCKLYGEGRPMQAATSSAGVTIVNFGIGSANAATIMDLLAAREPKAALHLGKCGGLKPTTEIGHFILPIAAIRGEGTSNDYMPPEVPALPSFKLHKFVSEKIVGHGHEYRTGVVYTTNRRVWEHDDAFLDRLKRLRCIAIDMEVATLFIVGHDNAIARGSLLLVSDVPITPEGVKTEESDAKVTELWSEIHLDIGIEAMTEMDEKGERIKHFTY, encoded by the coding sequence GTGACGGAGCGCCTTGATCTAGCTCGAAACTGGCTTCCTCGCTATACAGGAATGCCGATCGACGAGTTCGGCGATTGGATCCTGCTCACGAACTTCCACGATTACGTGAAGAAGTTCTGTGGGAAGTTTCGCTGCAAGTTGTACGGCGAGGGGCGCCCGATGCAGGCCGCGACCAGCAGTGCTGGCGTCACGATCGTCAATTTCGGAATCGGTTCTGCGAACGCGGCGACGATCATGGACCTTCTCGCCGCGCGCGAGCCGAAGGCCGCGTTGCATCTCGGCAAGTGCGGTGGCCTCAAACCCACGACGGAGATCGGTCACTTCATACTCCCGATCGCCGCGATTCGCGGCGAGGGGACGAGCAACGACTACATGCCTCCCGAAGTACCGGCGCTGCCGTCGTTCAAGCTGCACAAGTTCGTGTCGGAGAAGATCGTGGGCCACGGCCACGAGTACCGCACCGGCGTCGTCTACACGACGAACCGCCGCGTGTGGGAACACGACGACGCGTTCCTCGATCGGCTGAAGCGCCTACGCTGCATTGCGATCGACATGGAGGTGGCGACGCTCTTCATCGTCGGTCACGACAACGCCATCGCGCGAGGCTCGTTGCTCCTGGTCTCCGACGTGCCGATCACGCCCGAAGGCGTGAAGACGGAAGAGTCGGACGCGAAGGTCACCGAGCTGTGGTCGGAGATACATCTCGACATCGGAATCGAAGCGATGACCGAGATGGACGAGAAGGGCGAGAGGATCAAGCATTTCACCTACTGA
- a CDS encoding LuxR C-terminal-related transcriptional regulator, with product MELDRLPLAPLYEASPIGVLLASRAGKVLAANPAAQTILAQTEDELRGRTLESLLCADEQWPEATGGEVRLLAKGDLPVWVHVSEAEATAPGKSAKARLVLVRDETEERRLARELEVARGRFQQLSDNVHDGFMLLTPDLQTVVHASAGLVALLAGADEGAVAGPATLAALHPDDRQRLVGEVARIHKERVDLQLRLVNSDQSIRAWLHMRMFGLQDSVGAVTHVAGIVEDVTGRKKAAEMLAQARQHAARLVQTVQDPQGIVRGGDPRGLTASGPSPLWLQGGENTERRDFASRSAALTPREREVMELLVAGGTTKAIAAELGLSPKTVEVYRARVMKKMEAPSVAALVRLVLLGNPESRQ from the coding sequence ATGGAGCTCGATCGGTTGCCGCTTGCTCCGTTGTACGAGGCCTCGCCGATCGGCGTGCTTCTCGCCAGCCGCGCGGGGAAGGTTCTGGCCGCCAACCCGGCAGCGCAAACGATTCTCGCGCAGACCGAGGACGAGCTGCGCGGGCGAACGCTGGAATCGCTTCTGTGTGCCGACGAGCAGTGGCCCGAAGCGACGGGCGGCGAGGTCCGTCTGCTCGCAAAGGGCGACCTTCCGGTTTGGGTTCACGTCTCCGAAGCGGAGGCGACCGCACCCGGGAAGTCTGCCAAGGCGCGTTTGGTTCTCGTTCGCGATGAAACCGAAGAACGCAGGCTCGCCCGCGAGCTCGAGGTGGCGCGCGGTCGGTTTCAGCAGCTCAGCGACAACGTTCACGATGGCTTTATGCTGCTCACGCCCGACCTGCAGACGGTCGTTCACGCGAGCGCGGGGCTCGTGGCACTCCTCGCCGGGGCCGATGAAGGCGCGGTCGCTGGCCCGGCGACGCTCGCGGCCCTGCATCCGGACGACCGCCAGCGGCTGGTGGGGGAGGTGGCGCGGATCCACAAGGAGCGCGTCGATCTGCAGCTTCGGCTCGTCAATTCCGACCAGTCGATCCGCGCCTGGCTGCACATGCGTATGTTCGGCTTGCAGGATTCGGTCGGCGCCGTGACACACGTGGCCGGAATCGTCGAAGACGTGACCGGCCGTAAGAAGGCCGCCGAGATGCTCGCGCAGGCGCGCCAACACGCTGCGCGCTTGGTGCAGACGGTGCAGGATCCGCAGGGGATCGTCCGCGGCGGGGACCCGCGCGGTCTCACGGCCTCCGGCCCGAGCCCACTGTGGTTGCAGGGAGGGGAGAACACCGAACGTCGCGACTTCGCGAGTCGCTCGGCCGCGCTCACCCCGCGCGAGCGCGAGGTGATGGAGCTGCTCGTCGCCGGGGGGACCACGAAGGCCATTGCCGCCGAGTTGGGCCTCAGCCCCAAGACCGTGGAGGTCTACCGGGCTCGCGTCATGAAAAAGATGGAAGCTCCCTCGGTAGCGGCGCTCGTTCGCCTGGTCCTTCTCGGAAATCCGGAGAGCCGCCAGTAG
- a CDS encoding protein phosphatase 2C domain-containing protein — MQLECYARTETGRVRPTNQDAIGCFPDIGLFAVADGMGGHEAGEVASRMAVENLHSSFAGNPATEHGDRLAHAIAQSNEAIFAAGRPGGKTSSRPMGTTVVALSLSMAPRRANWAYVGDSRLYVCRKGELRLLTADHTRFGGKFSKSGEIPLDVAHTNELLAALGIESRVQLGSGSDSWRNDDVYLLCSDGISGLVTPEQIREGLSQSAPVDEIGARLVDQAIDAGGSDNASVVLVRPTM, encoded by the coding sequence ATGCAACTCGAGTGCTACGCAAGGACAGAGACCGGTCGGGTCCGGCCCACGAACCAGGACGCGATCGGCTGCTTCCCCGACATCGGCCTGTTCGCTGTCGCCGACGGCATGGGCGGCCACGAAGCCGGCGAGGTCGCGAGCCGGATGGCCGTCGAGAATCTCCACTCCTCGTTCGCCGGCAACCCGGCCACAGAGCACGGAGACCGACTCGCCCACGCGATTGCCCAGAGCAATGAGGCGATCTTTGCCGCCGGCCGGCCCGGAGGAAAGACCTCTTCCCGACCGATGGGCACGACGGTCGTCGCCCTCTCGTTGTCGATGGCGCCCCGTCGCGCGAACTGGGCATACGTCGGCGACAGCCGCCTTTACGTCTGCCGCAAGGGCGAGCTCCGATTGCTCACCGCCGACCACACGCGCTTCGGAGGAAAATTCTCGAAGAGCGGCGAGATCCCGCTCGACGTCGCCCACACCAACGAACTGCTCGCGGCGCTCGGCATCGAATCAAGGGTTCAGCTGGGAAGCGGCTCGGACTCCTGGCGCAACGATGACGTCTATCTTCTTTGTAGCGACGGAATCTCCGGGCTCGTGACGCCCGAACAGATCCGAGAAGGCCTGTCGCAATCCGCACCGGTCGACGAGATCGGCGCACGCCTGGTCGACCAGGCGATCGACGCGGGCGGCTCGGACAACGCGAGCGTCGTCCTCGTCCGCCCGACGATGTGA
- a CDS encoding phosphosulfolactate synthase, with translation MLDFFSLPTRSAKPRDVGVTHVMDKGMGIRQVEDMLDTCSDYIDIVKLGWGTGYVTQNVIEKIKVYREAGIPVCFGGTLVEVAILQKRFDEFRDMAREVGVTHVEISNGVIDMSMKEKARYIRELTKEFTVLSEVGSKDSDKVIPPFRWVELIQSDQDAGAWKVICEARESGTVGLYFGSGEARAGLIDEIVAKVDPADLIFESPQKTQQVYMVQKLGSEVNLGNIASNEVIALETLRLGLRGDTMADFHDVEIWNKRRNAELQAEIPRPERRSRGARSDAKPKLKRIQ, from the coding sequence ATGCTCGATTTCTTCTCCCTGCCGACCCGAAGCGCCAAGCCCCGAGATGTGGGTGTCACCCATGTCATGGACAAGGGGATGGGCATTCGTCAGGTCGAGGACATGCTCGATACGTGTTCGGACTACATCGATATCGTGAAGCTCGGCTGGGGCACTGGCTACGTCACGCAGAACGTCATCGAGAAGATCAAGGTGTACCGCGAAGCCGGCATCCCGGTCTGCTTCGGCGGAACGTTGGTCGAGGTCGCGATTCTGCAGAAGCGCTTCGATGAGTTCCGTGACATGGCGCGAGAGGTCGGCGTCACGCACGTCGAGATCTCGAACGGTGTCATCGACATGTCGATGAAGGAGAAGGCGCGTTACATCCGTGAGCTCACCAAGGAATTCACGGTGCTCTCCGAGGTCGGTAGTAAGGACTCGGACAAGGTCATCCCGCCGTTCCGTTGGGTCGAGCTCATCCAGTCCGACCAGGACGCCGGCGCCTGGAAGGTCATCTGTGAGGCGCGCGAGAGCGGTACTGTGGGGCTGTACTTCGGCTCCGGTGAAGCTCGGGCCGGACTGATCGACGAGATCGTCGCCAAGGTCGACCCGGCCGATCTCATCTTCGAGTCGCCGCAGAAGACCCAGCAGGTCTACATGGTTCAGAAGCTCGGGTCTGAGGTGAACCTCGGGAACATCGCGTCGAACGAGGTCATCGCACTCGAGACCCTTCGTCTCGGACTTCGTGGTGACACGATGGCCGACTTCCACGACGTGGAGATTTGGAACAAGCGCCGCAACGCCGAGCTCCAAGCAGAGATCCCGCGACCGGAGCGTCGCTCGCGCGGAGCCCGCTCCGACGCCAAGCCCAAGCTGAAGAGGATTCAGTAG